The genomic region TGTCTGGAGTACGGTTTTGATATGACCAAGGATCCTCTTCCTGTAGTTCCTGCTGCCCACTACCTATGCGGTGGGGTTCTTACCGACCTGGATGGGAAAACCACCATCCCGAGGCTTTACGCTTGCGGCGAGACAGCTTGCACCGGTCTCCACGGCGCCAACCGCCTTGCCAGCAACTCCCTTCTCGAGGCCCTTGTCATGGCGGACAGGATCGCCAGCTCTTTCCGGAAAGATTGGGACACTTTGTTGCCGCCATCGGGTGACGGGATCCCCCCCTGGGACCCAGGGGATTCGGTGGACTCGGATGAGAACGTTGTCATTACCCATAACTGGGACGAGATCCGAAGAACCATGTGGAACTACGTGGGGATCGTGCGCACCGACAGAAGGCTTCAAAGGGCTCTTGACAGGATCTTGCTGCTCAAGAAGGAAGTGGAAGAATATTACTGGGATTTCAAGATAACAAGAGAACTCATCGAACTGAGGAACCTCGTTTCTGTCTCCCTGCTCATCATCCGTTGCGCCATGGCCAGGAAAGAGAGCCGCGGTCTTCACTATACCCTGGACTACCCCGAGCAGGACGAGGCGTACCGGAAAGATACGGTGATAAATCGAAGGCAGTATATGAAGAAGCAGAATGCAGAACGCAGAACGCAGGACGCAGAATAACACCAACTTCCGGGATTCTGGATTGTGAGTCCTATCTGAGATTTGAGATACCAACAAGGAATTTTAATATGATCGAAAAGCCCGACCAGCGCATTCTCAACCTTCGAAACGCCATCGACACCGTGGACAGCAGGATCATCGAGCTGCTGCAGGAACGATCTTCCCTGGCCAGAGAGATCGGTAATGTGAAAAAAGAGATCGGGATGGAGATCCTGGATCCCTCACGGGAGGGCAAGATCAGGAAGAAACTTGCAAGCGGCACTCAAGGTCCTATGGAAACGGGCGCACTGGTGAGGATCTATGAGGTCATCATGGCGGAAAGCAGGAGGCTTCAAGAGGATTAGGGAGCAGGAGCCAGTACCCAGGAGCCGGGAGCCAGGAGAAAACCCATATTTCTTAGAAAGCGGTCGAAGCCAAAAACACAAATATCAGGGTAAACACGACTTATCCTACTATATGTCTAGCCCGCATTATTCATGATGTTTATCGTGCCATTCCCATTTATCCATATTTGCCGCACAGTTAGCTGACATCTCATCACCATCATGAATAATGCGGGCTAGTTTCCGGATATCGGATCATTAACTGAAGACTAACAGCTGTCTGCTTTTTCCCCTATAAGCCAACACACAGATACCAGGCCTGTTACGCCAAAGGCGTGATTTCACCGTTTCAAACCGTATAATGCAGATGTTTATCCCCGATACTCCGACACTCAGTCTCCACCCCGATTCTCCGGTTCACCGCCTGCCCTGAGCCTGTCGAAGGGTTTCTCCGTTTCATTCCGAAGGAACTGTTATTCCACTCCGACACACCGATACGCCTTTATGCCGATACATCTTTTCTACTGGCTCCTGTATCCTGGGTCCTGGTTCAAATTTAAGATCTGAGATCTGAGATCTGAGATCGGAGATTGTGCAGTCTACTGTTCACCGTAAACTGTTCACTGTTCACTGCTCTTTTCATACTCCCCCATCACATCTTCAGCGATCTCCCGGAAGTAAGGTGATGGACAGAAACGGATGAACCCGCTAAGGATCCAAAGCGCCTGGCCGCGGTTTCCCTGATCCATCTCGGAAGCAGCGGTGATGAGGGTCACCTCCAGCCTCTCAGCCCAGATCAGCTTCGTCTCGTACAACTCCTGAACCACCTTCACAAATCGGTTTTCGGACAACACTCTCTCAAAGTTCATCCCCTCCTTAAGCACCCAGGAAACCTGCCTTATTGCCTCGATGTTATCACTTGTGAAGTGCCCAAGAAGCTCCTCTGTCTCAAACTGGCCGAGACGATCAAGGAGCCCAAAAAGTTCCGCTATTTTTTCGTCGGATAAATGCATGGAATAGTTACACTTTCGGTGTCCGTTTGTGATTCAGGCTCGGAAAGGCCTGGTTCTGAATGCCATACCCCAAAGTGGCTGTAAAAGAATAGGGAATATGGGAGGAGGAGTTATGGCACAAACGCTGTTTTCTTCCTTATTCCCTATTCCTCATTCCCTCTTCGGCTTTTCAATCGATCATCAAAAACGCATACCTGTTCATCTCTTCATCATAGTCCTTCAGCACCTGAATGGGTAAACTGTACTTTCTCACAGTCTCATACACATCCACTCCCATGGATTCCGGGCACGGCCTTGCCATGGCCAGGTTAGTGCAATCGTGACGTGTACCACGACACCGGGCGCACAAATGACATTCGTCCATGAACAGGAGGAACGCCTTCCTGAAATCCCTCAGGAAAACCTCGCGTTCAACCTTCAGAAGTCTGGTGTTGATCTCCCGGCTGAACACGTCCCTGGTTGCTGGATCTTCGAGACTGGCCCTTATATGGAAAACTACCCCATGGCTGTACTCGCTAAAAAACTCCCTGCACTCTTCGATGGATGGGGTATTGGGCGGACAGGTGCCTTTCTTCCCATAGGAACCGCACCCGTACATGCACTTCATCCTGACCCACTGAGCGAC from bacterium harbors:
- a CDS encoding chorismate mutase, coding for MIEKPDQRILNLRNAIDTVDSRIIELLQERSSLAREIGNVKKEIGMEILDPSREGKIRKKLASGTQGPMETGALVRIYEVIMAESRRLQED
- a CDS encoding DUF2284 domain-containing protein codes for the protein MSYPDLEKVFKKNGFDRFKWIKPSDIVVAQWVRMKCMYGCGSYGKKGTCPPNTPSIEECREFFSEYSHGVVFHIRASLEDPATRDVFSREINTRLLKVEREVFLRDFRKAFLLFMDECHLCARCRGTRHDCTNLAMARPCPESMGVDVYETVRKYSLPIQVLKDYDEEMNRYAFLMID